A single genomic interval of Nonomuraea rubra harbors:
- a CDS encoding FAD-dependent oxidoreductase, whose translation MMSDGCCGTTTPSEAEQFTAGPETSTLPVVVIGAGPIGLAAAAHLAERGLGFLILEAGGQAGASIAKWGHVRVFSPWRYNIDPAARRLLEEAGWQAPDEDWLPTGAELVDDYLAPLAKALGDRVRLNAEVTAITRLGFDRVRTNGREDVPFLIRLQDGEELYARAIIDASGTYTSPNVLGASGLPAHGEAEVAQLIDHALPDVLGADRATYEGKHTLVVGAGHSAATTLLALAQLENTPITWAIRAGNASRTYGGGDADALPARGALGSRLHALVESGRITLLTGFYTHRVRGTGQGVEVVSRDPSGAERTIAVDRIVSATGYRPDHSIASELRLDLDPVLGSTRALAPLIDPNQHSCGTVPPHGADELAHPEPGYYAIGVKSYGRAPTFLMATGYEQARSVVAALAGDWEAARDVQLDLPETGVCSSNLAEAQEQRVGLATGISGGLLSAPLPLVTASTGGGCCG comes from the coding sequence ATGATGAGTGACGGATGCTGCGGCACCACCACGCCCTCGGAGGCGGAGCAGTTCACCGCCGGCCCGGAGACCAGCACACTGCCGGTGGTGGTCATCGGGGCGGGTCCGATCGGCCTGGCCGCCGCCGCCCACCTGGCCGAGCGGGGCCTCGGCTTCCTGATCCTGGAGGCGGGCGGGCAGGCAGGCGCGTCCATCGCCAAGTGGGGTCACGTACGGGTGTTCAGCCCGTGGCGCTACAACATCGACCCCGCCGCCCGCCGCCTGCTGGAAGAGGCGGGCTGGCAGGCGCCGGACGAGGACTGGCTGCCGACCGGCGCCGAGCTCGTCGACGACTACCTCGCCCCGCTGGCCAAGGCCCTCGGCGACCGGGTACGGCTGAACGCCGAGGTCACCGCGATCACCCGGCTGGGCTTCGACCGGGTCCGGACCAACGGCCGCGAGGACGTACCGTTCCTGATCCGCCTGCAGGACGGCGAGGAGCTGTACGCCCGCGCGATCATCGACGCCTCCGGCACCTACACCAGCCCCAACGTGCTGGGCGCGAGCGGCCTGCCGGCGCACGGCGAAGCGGAGGTGGCACAGCTCATCGACCACGCGCTCCCCGACGTCCTCGGTGCCGACCGCGCCACCTACGAAGGTAAGCACACCCTCGTCGTCGGCGCCGGCCACTCGGCCGCCACCACGCTGCTGGCCCTGGCCCAGCTCGAGAACACCCCGATCACCTGGGCGATCCGCGCGGGCAACGCCAGCCGCACCTACGGCGGCGGCGACGCCGACGCGCTTCCCGCGCGCGGGGCGCTGGGCAGCCGCCTGCACGCCCTGGTGGAGTCCGGCCGGATCACCCTGCTGACCGGCTTCTACACCCACCGCGTCCGGGGAACCGGCCAAGGCGTCGAGGTGGTCAGCCGCGACCCGTCCGGCGCGGAGCGGACAATCGCCGTGGACCGGATCGTGTCGGCCACCGGCTACCGCCCCGACCACTCCATCGCGAGCGAGCTGCGCCTCGACCTGGACCCGGTCCTCGGCTCCACCCGCGCTCTCGCCCCGCTGATCGACCCGAACCAGCACTCCTGCGGCACGGTCCCGCCGCACGGCGCGGACGAGCTGGCCCATCCCGAGCCCGGCTACTACGCGATCGGCGTCAAGAGCTACGGCCGCGCGCCCACCTTCCTCATGGCCACCGGCTACGAGCAGGCCCGCTCGGTCGTCGCCGCACTGGCCGGCGACTGGGAGGCCGCACGCGACGTGCAGCTCGACCTGCCCGAGACCGGTGTCTGCTCCTCCAACCTCGCCGAGGCCCAGGAGCAGCGCGTCGGCCTGGCCACCGGCATCAGCGGCGGCCTGCTGTCCGCCCCGCTCCCTTTGGTGACCGCCTCGACCGGCGGCGGCTGCTGCGGCTGA
- a CDS encoding MFS transporter encodes MRLSSGDTSDPAVASVSERGGQGRFHQGRRIVAALAVTQTIGYGVLYYAFSVFLAPMTRDLRAGGTQVAAALTLAVLTTALCAPLVGRWLDTHGGRGLMTAGSVLGALAVLAWSQAHNLLQLYGVFLAIGIASAMVLYEPAFAVIIAWFDGPAHGHGRAGALLALTIVAGFASSIFLPLTGLLVEHYGWRQALVILGLGYGVAAIPLHALVLRRPAHHTAKAKAEARGELVKAAVRARPFWLLAAAFTAHGGAVAIIAVLLVTYLTHLGHPPVFAATIAGLLGVLSVTGRLVTTGLRRRWSAAPVAAGVFALQGAGALLLPVVGAGVPGAIGCVLLFGIGFGVGTITLPHLLAERYGTAAYASLSGRIALFSVADKAAAPLAAVALAQVAGYGWVMGAVAAACAIAALALLAYHRL; translated from the coding sequence ATGCGCCTGAGCTCCGGCGATACCAGCGACCCGGCCGTCGCCTCCGTCAGCGAGCGCGGCGGCCAAGGCCGTTTCCACCAGGGCCGGCGCATCGTCGCCGCCCTGGCCGTCACCCAGACCATCGGCTACGGCGTCCTCTACTACGCCTTCTCCGTCTTTCTCGCTCCGATGACCCGCGACCTGCGCGCCGGCGGCACGCAGGTCGCCGCCGCGCTCACCCTCGCCGTCCTGACCACCGCTCTGTGCGCGCCGCTGGTCGGCCGGTGGCTGGACACCCACGGCGGCCGAGGCCTGATGACCGCCGGGTCGGTGCTCGGCGCGCTCGCCGTCCTGGCCTGGTCCCAAGCTCACAACCTGCTCCAGCTGTACGGGGTGTTCCTCGCCATCGGCATCGCCTCGGCCATGGTGCTGTACGAGCCGGCCTTCGCCGTCATCATCGCCTGGTTCGACGGCCCGGCCCACGGGCACGGCCGGGCCGGCGCGCTGCTCGCGCTGACCATCGTGGCCGGGTTCGCCTCCTCCATCTTCCTGCCGCTGACCGGCCTGCTCGTCGAGCACTACGGCTGGCGCCAGGCCCTGGTCATCCTCGGCCTCGGCTACGGCGTGGCGGCGATCCCGCTGCACGCCCTGGTCCTGCGCCGGCCCGCCCACCACACCGCCAAGGCCAAGGCCGAGGCACGCGGCGAGCTGGTCAAGGCCGCCGTACGGGCGCGTCCGTTCTGGTTGCTGGCGGCGGCCTTCACCGCGCATGGCGGCGCGGTGGCCATCATCGCCGTCCTGCTGGTCACCTACCTGACCCACCTCGGCCATCCCCCGGTCTTCGCCGCCACCATCGCCGGACTGCTCGGCGTGCTCTCGGTGACCGGCCGCCTGGTCACCACCGGCCTGCGCCGCCGCTGGTCCGCCGCGCCGGTCGCCGCGGGTGTCTTCGCCCTGCAAGGCGCAGGCGCGCTGCTCCTGCCGGTCGTCGGAGCCGGCGTGCCGGGCGCGATCGGATGCGTCCTGCTCTTCGGGATCGGCTTCGGCGTCGGCACGATCACCCTGCCGCACCTGCTCGCCGAACGGTACGGCACCGCCGCCTACGCCAGCCTGTCCGGCCGGATCGCCCTGTTCTCGGTCGCCGACAAGGCCGCCGCTCCGCTGGCCGCCGTCGCCCTGGCCCAGGTGGCCGGCTACGGCTGGGTCATGGGTGCGGTGGCCGCCGCCTGCGCGATCGCGGCATTGGCCCTGCTCGCCTATCACCGCCTATAA
- a CDS encoding ArsR/SmtB family transcription factor → MAATTTPCCAPIAREPLSETDAADLAVMLKAVADPVRLRLLSMIGSHAGGEACVCDLTDAFDLTAPTISHHLKVLRTAGLIDGERRGTWVYYRIIPEAVNKLGALFAPLTQPSPGRPGDLELLPV, encoded by the coding sequence ATGGCCGCCACCACGACCCCGTGCTGCGCACCGATCGCACGCGAGCCGCTGTCCGAGACCGACGCGGCCGACCTCGCCGTCATGCTCAAGGCGGTCGCCGACCCGGTCCGGCTGCGCCTGCTGTCGATGATCGGATCTCACGCGGGCGGCGAGGCGTGCGTGTGCGACCTCACCGACGCGTTCGACCTGACCGCCCCGACCATCTCCCACCATCTCAAGGTGCTCCGCACGGCAGGGCTGATCGACGGCGAACGGCGCGGCACCTGGGTGTACTACCGGATCATCCCCGAGGCGGTGAACAAGCTGGGCGCCCTGTTCGCACCGCTGACCCAGCCTTCACCCGGCAGGCCGGGAGACCTCGAGCTCCTGCCCGTATGA
- a CDS encoding ArsO family NAD(P)H-dependent flavin-containing monooxygenase yields MTRAPRPVDVLVIGGGQAGLAAGYYLRRARADFVILDAQEEPGGAWRHAWPSLRLFSPAQYSSLPGRMMPTPPGGGYPSATDTVAYLADYEQRYQFPIVRPTTVHAVRREERSLLADTDAGTWQARHVISATGTWWRPYVPYYPGIGDFQGKQLHAAGYRGPEPFHGRRVLIVGGANSGAQILADVSTVADTTWVTLRPPRLLPDEVDGRALFALATRQTQGADGVGSLGDIVAVPPVREARDRGVLKAQPMFDRITSTGVTWPDGTSLDCDAIIWCTGFRPDLSHLAPLRLRGPDGLIPVEGTRAVGEPRLHLLGYGDWTGPASATLIGASRTARDTVAEIVRAMSPGEVASR; encoded by the coding sequence ATGACCCGAGCTCCCCGCCCGGTCGACGTCCTGGTCATCGGCGGCGGCCAGGCAGGTCTGGCCGCCGGCTACTACCTGCGCCGCGCCAGGGCCGACTTCGTCATCCTGGACGCCCAGGAGGAGCCCGGTGGGGCGTGGCGGCACGCCTGGCCGTCGCTCCGGCTGTTCTCCCCCGCCCAGTACAGCTCGCTGCCCGGCCGCATGATGCCCACCCCGCCCGGCGGCGGCTACCCCAGCGCCACCGACACGGTCGCCTACCTCGCCGACTACGAACAGCGCTACCAGTTCCCGATCGTCCGGCCCACGACCGTGCATGCGGTACGGCGAGAGGAGCGGAGCCTCCTGGCCGACACCGACGCCGGCACCTGGCAGGCCCGCCACGTGATCAGCGCCACCGGCACCTGGTGGCGGCCTTACGTGCCCTACTACCCTGGCATCGGCGACTTCCAGGGGAAGCAGTTGCACGCCGCCGGCTACCGTGGCCCGGAGCCGTTCCACGGCCGGCGCGTCCTGATCGTGGGCGGCGCCAACTCCGGCGCGCAGATCCTGGCCGACGTCTCCACCGTCGCCGACACCACCTGGGTCACCCTGCGCCCACCTCGCCTGCTGCCCGACGAGGTCGACGGCCGGGCCCTGTTCGCCCTGGCCACCCGCCAGACCCAGGGCGCGGACGGCGTGGGCTCGCTGGGCGACATCGTGGCCGTCCCACCGGTCCGGGAGGCCCGCGACCGCGGCGTGCTCAAGGCCCAGCCGATGTTCGACCGCATCACCAGCACGGGCGTCACCTGGCCGGACGGCACCAGCCTCGACTGTGACGCCATCATCTGGTGCACCGGCTTCCGCCCGGACCTGAGCCATCTGGCTCCGCTCCGGCTGCGCGGCCCTGACGGGCTCATCCCGGTGGAGGGCACCCGCGCCGTGGGCGAGCCTCGCCTGCACCTGCTCGGTTATGGCGACTGGACAGGCCCCGCCTCCGCCACTTTGATCGGCGCGAGCCGCACGGCCAGAGACACCGTCGCCGAAATCGTGCGAGCCATGAGCCCCGGCGAGGTTGCCAGCCGGTGA
- a CDS encoding M28 family peptidase: protein MLATVRELAGDRYAGRRVGTPGGRAAGVWLAGSLRELNAEPETMRFPVSGVRELYETPVLQWRIGGQLRRLEHRRDFVEHLASAELPMARTAPLATIEDADLHGRWILAGAEQLGQACERAAAGQAAGILTTRGTDAEGWMPKMIAGPAVQPVPILALRTDLHQQLSGASRDAAVQVTASMPMRVVSTGGINVVGRLPGKAHPNGTTRVLLTAHFDGVGDDPARRLPAAADNASGVAVVLEAARALVTVGIPDGLDVRVAFLDGEEAGALGSAHHAAAVPAGTLVINIDGAAQLHEAASVEAGGPAHALLATLDQAARATGVPLRAGAMASDNRRYAAAGLAAIGIGMGMPGYQTPAETPDRVEEDTLLAAARLLIATVLGLASPG, encoded by the coding sequence ATGCTCGCCACCGTGCGGGAACTGGCCGGCGATCGCTACGCCGGGCGGCGTGTGGGCACGCCCGGCGGCCGGGCCGCCGGCGTCTGGCTGGCCGGCAGCCTTCGCGAACTGAACGCAGAACCCGAGACGATGCGCTTCCCCGTTTCCGGCGTGCGTGAGTTGTATGAGACGCCGGTCCTGCAATGGCGGATCGGCGGGCAGCTGAGACGCTTGGAACATCGCCGGGACTTCGTCGAGCACCTCGCGTCGGCCGAGTTGCCCATGGCACGTACTGCTCCCCTGGCCACGATCGAGGACGCCGACCTGCACGGCCGCTGGATACTGGCAGGTGCCGAGCAACTGGGACAGGCGTGCGAACGGGCCGCAGCAGGCCAGGCAGCCGGGATTCTCACCACGCGCGGCACCGATGCCGAGGGCTGGATGCCCAAGATGATCGCGGGGCCGGCCGTTCAGCCCGTGCCGATCCTGGCCTTGCGTACCGACCTGCACCAGCAGCTGTCCGGCGCCTCCCGTGACGCCGCAGTGCAGGTGACGGCATCGATGCCGATGAGAGTGGTCTCCACCGGCGGGATCAACGTCGTGGGCCGCCTGCCGGGCAAGGCTCACCCCAACGGCACCACGCGAGTGCTGCTGACCGCGCACTTCGATGGCGTCGGTGACGATCCGGCGCGCCGTCTGCCCGCCGCTGCCGACAACGCCTCCGGCGTGGCCGTCGTCCTCGAGGCCGCCCGGGCCTTGGTGACGGTTGGCATCCCAGACGGACTGGACGTGCGGGTCGCGTTCCTGGACGGGGAGGAAGCAGGGGCGCTGGGATCAGCGCACCACGCCGCGGCCGTCCCGGCAGGCACGCTGGTGATCAATATTGATGGGGCGGCGCAACTTCACGAAGCCGCCTCGGTCGAGGCGGGTGGTCCCGCCCATGCTCTTCTGGCCACTCTGGACCAGGCCGCTCGTGCAACCGGAGTGCCTCTGCGGGCCGGCGCGATGGCCTCGGACAACCGCCGCTACGCCGCAGCAGGGCTGGCGGCGATCGGCATCGGCATGGGCATGCCCGGCTACCAGACCCCGGCGGAAACCCCGGACCGCGTCGAGGAGGACACCCTCCTCGCGGCCGCCCGCCTGCTGATCGCCACCGTCCTGGGACTGGCTTCCCCTGGATGA
- a CDS encoding ABC transporter substrate-binding protein, producing MTCLPGPVTERTGQDERQLTLATPRDLVAGPEDPYYAHQTLRVWEPLVTVDDKLRPVPALAASWAYSMVQPPKAFTGSGGFAGKPIGTGPYTLASWTRGQQAVLTANPRYHGATPACDTIVVRVIPDANARVAALRAGEVDGLIDKGALPAGTATPGAGFLPPVFGDLADPGIHAAHDPARTREPVAAAGAPARPVTILTSSAGTGEPADGRVHATVSRRVPLSRVTAWPPGGRCRAGGRSPGRCGLAAPRTGPARCASTCEVASSSTRTGASPAAPARWPGAAAARPTASAAQVLGDRAVKEAGVHDFHGDVAAIELEMIRQPGRVLRRQVHAEAGRRGLRRVRTARATSSSPTNPRAGQGRKPRLRLAP from the coding sequence ATGACCTGCCTGCCCGGTCCGGTTACGGAACGCACCGGGCAGGACGAAAGACAGCTCACCCTGGCCACCCCGCGCGACCTCGTCGCCGGGCCGGAAGATCCCTACTACGCCCACCAGACGTTACGGGTGTGGGAGCCGCTGGTGACGGTGGACGACAAGCTGCGGCCCGTCCCTGCCCTGGCCGCGTCCTGGGCCTACAGCATGGTGCAGCCGCCGAAGGCGTTCACCGGCTCGGGCGGCTTCGCCGGCAAGCCGATCGGCACGGGCCCGTACACGCTGGCGAGCTGGACCAGGGGCCAGCAGGCCGTGCTCACCGCCAACCCGCGCTACCACGGCGCCACCCCCGCCTGCGACACGATCGTGGTCAGAGTGATCCCGGACGCCAACGCCCGCGTCGCCGCGTTGCGGGCCGGCGAGGTGGACGGGCTGATCGACAAGGGCGCGCTGCCGGCCGGCACCGCCACGCCGGGCGCGGGCTTCCTGCCGCCGGTCTTCGGCGACCTCGCCGACCCCGGCATCCACGCCGCCCACGATCCCGCCCGAACACGTGAGCCGGTGGCCGCCGCGGGAGCGCCGGCGCGGCCCGTCACCATCCTGACCTCCTCGGCCGGGACCGGCGAGCCGGCGGATGGACGGGTTCATGCCACGGTCTCCAGAAGGGTGCCGTTGTCCAGGGTCACCGCGTGGCCGCCTGGTGGACGGTGCCGGGCCGGTGGGCGATCACCAGGCAGGTGCGGCCTCGCCGCACCTCGGACAGGGCCTGCTCGGTGCGCGTCCACGTGCGAGGTGGCCTCGTCGAGCACCAGGACGGGGGCGTCGCCAGCAGCGCCCGCGCGATGGCCCGGCGCTGCCGCTGCCCGCCCGACAGCGTCGGCCGCGCAGGTTCTCGGCGACCGTGCCGTGAAGGAGGCAGGTGTCCACGACTTCCACGGCGACGTCGCCGCGATCGAGCTCGAGATGATTCGACAACCAGGGCGTGTTCTGCGTCGGCAAGTCCACGCAGAAGCTGGTCGACGAGGTCTACGGCGAGTTCGAACTGCTCGGGCGACATCGAGCTCACCGACGAACCCGCGGGCCGGGCAAGGCAGGAAGCCAAGGCTCAGACTCGCACCTTGA
- a CDS encoding S8 family peptidase: MKKRLLLTALASAGLVLPLAVTPAMANTEPARPDRFQHLDGAFGYTGFKPATLDPARRLKVLIQVEGAPVGDAAADAAEDGKTVDRPALRAGLRQKQHDVEKKVQAEGGTVLTAYTDSFNGIAASIPRRSLPAIQQTPGVLSIHPVRTFKPDNSAGVPYIGAPQSWQDLGKTGTGIKIAVIDSGIDYTHANFGGPGDPAAFEGNNGTVIEPGSFPTAKVIGGYDFVGDAYDANDPASVPQPDPDPLDCDGHGSHVAGSSAGFGVSADGKTYSGPYDSTTHTQTFKVGPGVAPAASLLAYRVFGCGGSASEDVIVSAMERALKDGAHVVNMSLGSPYGRVDEPSAQAVRTLTRAGVTVVASAGNSGQNAYLVGAPAIAPTAISVAALDAARAQLPAAKIAVDGTEIVAQNSNEAPLPSGSLPIAVLRTSYPSGPLSLGCDPADYAAYPGGVSGKLVITLRGSCARVKRAILGQKAGAAAVAMVNTDTAYPSLEGPITSDPDTGEAYTVTIPFLGIRSTDGAAAAGLDGRSTTLAALTVPNPSYARLASFTSGGPANVGSALRPDVTAPGVAVVSTGVGTGSGPATISGTSMASPMVAGVAALTKQAHPAWRPNQIKAAIISTADATSKIAGHTARVAGSGVVAARQAVGASVIAEGRDGSANLSFGLKPLTGAYRQSESFTIRNTGRHPVTYDLAAAFSGEAYGAQVSVSPKTVTVGRNSGRDVRVTLSLSAQAVAALPAAEASNFGTVVHIQGAVTATPRASAEGVHPLRAAFLLVPDAESEVRSSRPGRYTAGDGGLVTSVNVRNHGVHAGAADVYAWGITDADDVKGAEDSMDISAAGVQTLPGPALGGADTDRALVFAVSTSGRWSNAATNEFDIAIDSTGDGAPDHILVGADYGLVTTGDLDGRFGTFVFKADGTLVDAWVATAPMNGGTLLMPVLASQVGLAEGASRFTYAVTGFSQVPDGLVDETESAAFDAFAPAISTGAYAPLAPGASATIQLTVDQARLAATPAKGWLVVSLDDRAGRQEADQVGFGRLPAVQP, from the coding sequence GTGAAGAAACGCCTGCTTCTCACCGCGCTCGCGTCCGCGGGCCTGGTGCTTCCGTTAGCCGTGACGCCGGCGATGGCGAACACGGAGCCCGCCCGGCCCGACCGCTTCCAGCATCTGGACGGCGCGTTCGGCTACACCGGCTTCAAGCCGGCCACGCTGGATCCCGCCCGCCGGCTCAAGGTCCTCATCCAGGTGGAAGGCGCGCCGGTCGGCGACGCCGCCGCCGACGCCGCCGAGGACGGCAAGACGGTCGACCGGCCCGCCCTGCGCGCCGGGCTCCGCCAGAAGCAGCACGACGTCGAGAAGAAGGTCCAGGCCGAGGGCGGGACGGTGCTCACCGCCTACACCGACAGCTTCAACGGCATAGCCGCCTCGATCCCGCGCCGCAGCCTGCCGGCGATCCAGCAGACCCCGGGCGTCCTCTCGATCCACCCGGTACGCACGTTCAAGCCGGACAACAGCGCCGGCGTCCCGTACATCGGCGCCCCGCAGTCCTGGCAGGACCTGGGCAAGACCGGCACCGGCATCAAGATCGCGGTCATCGACAGCGGGATCGACTACACGCACGCCAACTTCGGCGGCCCCGGCGATCCGGCCGCCTTCGAGGGCAACAACGGCACCGTGATCGAGCCGGGCAGCTTCCCGACGGCGAAGGTGATCGGCGGCTACGACTTCGTGGGCGACGCCTACGACGCCAACGACCCCGCCTCGGTGCCCCAGCCCGACCCCGATCCCCTGGACTGCGACGGCCACGGCTCCCACGTGGCGGGCAGCTCGGCCGGCTTCGGGGTGAGCGCGGACGGCAAGACCTACTCGGGCCCGTACGACTCCACCACCCACACCCAGACCTTCAAGGTCGGGCCCGGCGTCGCTCCGGCCGCCTCGCTGCTGGCCTACCGGGTGTTCGGCTGCGGGGGCTCGGCCAGCGAGGACGTCATCGTCTCGGCCATGGAGCGGGCGCTGAAGGACGGCGCCCACGTGGTCAACATGTCGCTCGGCTCGCCCTACGGCCGCGTGGACGAGCCGTCGGCGCAGGCCGTACGGACGCTGACCCGCGCCGGGGTGACCGTGGTCGCCTCCGCCGGCAACTCAGGGCAGAACGCCTACCTCGTGGGCGCGCCCGCCATCGCGCCGACGGCCATCTCGGTCGCCGCCCTCGACGCCGCGCGCGCCCAGCTTCCCGCGGCGAAGATCGCGGTGGACGGCACCGAGATCGTCGCGCAGAACTCCAACGAGGCGCCCCTGCCCTCGGGCAGCCTGCCGATCGCGGTGCTGCGCACCAGCTACCCGTCCGGGCCCCTGTCGCTGGGCTGTGACCCCGCCGACTACGCCGCCTACCCCGGCGGGGTGTCGGGCAAGCTCGTGATCACGCTGCGCGGTTCCTGCGCCCGGGTCAAGCGGGCCATCCTCGGGCAGAAGGCCGGCGCCGCCGCGGTGGCGATGGTCAACACCGACACCGCCTACCCGTCGCTGGAAGGGCCGATCACCTCCGACCCGGACACCGGGGAGGCGTACACGGTCACCATCCCGTTCCTCGGCATCAGGAGCACCGACGGCGCCGCCGCCGCGGGGCTGGACGGCAGGAGCACCACGCTGGCCGCGCTGACCGTGCCCAACCCCAGCTACGCCCGGCTCGCCTCGTTCACCTCCGGCGGCCCGGCCAACGTCGGCAGCGCGCTGAGGCCGGACGTGACCGCGCCGGGCGTCGCCGTGGTCTCGACCGGGGTGGGCACCGGCTCCGGCCCCGCGACGATCTCCGGCACCTCGATGGCCTCCCCCATGGTCGCCGGCGTGGCCGCGCTGACCAAGCAGGCCCATCCGGCCTGGCGTCCGAACCAGATCAAGGCCGCGATCATCAGCACCGCCGACGCCACCTCGAAGATCGCGGGTCACACCGCCAGGGTCGCCGGTTCCGGGGTCGTCGCCGCCCGCCAGGCGGTCGGCGCGTCCGTGATCGCCGAGGGCAGGGACGGCTCGGCCAACCTGTCGTTCGGCCTGAAGCCGCTGACCGGCGCCTACCGGCAGAGCGAGTCCTTCACCATCCGCAACACGGGCCGGCACCCGGTCACCTACGACCTGGCCGCCGCCTTCTCCGGCGAGGCCTACGGCGCGCAGGTGTCCGTCTCCCCCAAGACCGTGACCGTGGGCCGGAACAGCGGCCGCGACGTCCGCGTCACGCTGTCGCTCAGCGCCCAGGCGGTGGCCGCGCTGCCCGCGGCCGAGGCCTCCAACTTCGGCACGGTCGTGCACATCCAGGGCGCGGTCACCGCCACGCCCCGGGCAAGCGCCGAAGGCGTCCACCCGCTGCGGGCGGCGTTCCTGCTCGTCCCCGACGCCGAGTCCGAGGTGCGCTCCTCCCGGCCGGGCCGGTACACCGCGGGGGACGGCGGGCTCGTCACCTCCGTCAACGTACGCAACCACGGTGTGCACGCCGGCGCCGCGGACGTCTACGCCTGGGGCATCACCGACGCCGACGACGTCAAGGGTGCCGAGGACTCGATGGACATCAGCGCGGCAGGGGTGCAGACGCTCCCCGGCCCGGCTCTCGGAGGGGCCGACACGGACCGGGCGCTGGTCTTCGCGGTCAGCACCTCCGGCCGCTGGTCCAACGCCGCGACCAACGAGTTCGACATCGCGATCGACTCCACCGGCGACGGGGCGCCCGACCACATTCTGGTCGGCGCGGACTACGGCCTGGTGACCACGGGCGATCTCGACGGGCGGTTCGGCACGTTCGTCTTCAAGGCCGACGGGACGCTCGTGGACGCGTGGGTCGCCACGGCCCCGATGAACGGCGGCACGCTGCTCATGCCGGTACTCGCCTCCCAGGTGGGCCTGGCCGAGGGCGCCTCGCGCTTCACCTACGCGGTGACAGGGTTCTCCCAGGTGCCCGACGGGCTCGTGGACGAGACCGAGTCGGCGGCGTTCGACGCCTTCGCCCCGGCGATCTCCACGGGCGCGTACGCACCGCTGGCCCCCGGCGCCTCCGCCACCATCCAGCTCACCGTCGACCAGGCGCGGCTCGCCGCCACGCCGGCGAAGGGCTGGCTGGTCGTCAGCCTGGACGACCGCGCCGGCCGGCAGGAGGCCGACCAGGTCGGCTTCGGCAGGCTGCCCGCCGTACAGCCATGA
- a CDS encoding response regulator: MRVVVAEDSALFREGIVRLLEDAGHDVVAAVGDARALVDAVRAHRPDIAVIDVRMPPTMTDDGVQAARLLRRELPGFPILLLSQHVETANSVPLVSTGAFGYLLKDRVLRVDDFLAALIRVADGGSALDPEVVAALIQAQNTQIARLSERERDVLALVAEGHSNTAIATRLVIAERTVEAHMRSIFQKLHILDSTEHHRRVLAVLAYLKSL; this comes from the coding sequence GTGCGTGTCGTAGTGGCGGAAGACTCGGCGCTGTTCCGCGAGGGCATCGTCCGGCTGCTCGAGGACGCCGGCCACGACGTGGTCGCCGCCGTCGGCGACGCCCGTGCCCTGGTCGACGCGGTTCGCGCCCATCGGCCCGACATCGCGGTCATCGACGTCCGGATGCCGCCGACGATGACCGACGACGGCGTACAGGCAGCCCGGCTCCTGCGACGGGAACTGCCCGGCTTCCCCATACTGCTGCTGTCCCAGCACGTCGAAACGGCCAACTCGGTGCCGCTGGTCAGCACCGGGGCGTTCGGCTATCTGCTCAAGGACCGGGTGCTGCGCGTCGACGATTTCCTCGCCGCCCTCATCAGAGTCGCGGACGGCGGCTCGGCCCTGGACCCGGAGGTGGTGGCGGCGTTGATCCAGGCGCAGAACACACAGATCGCGCGCCTGTCCGAGCGCGAGCGCGACGTCCTCGCCCTCGTCGCCGAGGGGCACTCCAACACCGCCATCGCCACCCGCCTGGTCATCGCCGAGCGCACCGTGGAGGCTCACATGCGCTCAATCTTCCAGAAGCTTCATATCCTGGACTCGACGGAGCATCATCGCCGGGTTCTGGCCGTCCTGGCCTACCTGAAATCACTCTGA
- a CDS encoding sensor histidine kinase has translation MSRLRLGLRRALTEVSESRRRLVSAAVAERKRLERDLHDGAQQHLLAVGMQLRSAQRNLDPADPLSIELDRAVNRLEDTVGELRRLAHGLRPASLDDGLVAALRRLAAHSALPVDLRAGTVETSDVVAATAYFLVAEAMTNVLKHAQATGIRIRVRQAEEHLHIAVTDDGIGSAPSQLSLTTLRDRVGAVGGTLSVTSASHEGTTIEAVMPCVS, from the coding sequence GTGAGCCGGTTACGCCTCGGCCTGCGCAGGGCTCTCACCGAGGTGTCCGAGAGCCGGCGGCGCCTGGTGTCAGCCGCGGTCGCCGAACGCAAACGGCTGGAACGCGACCTGCACGACGGTGCGCAGCAGCACCTGCTGGCGGTCGGCATGCAGCTCCGTTCCGCCCAGCGCAACCTCGACCCGGCCGACCCCCTGTCCATCGAACTGGACCGGGCCGTCAACCGGCTGGAGGACACCGTCGGCGAACTGCGCAGGCTCGCACACGGCCTGCGCCCCGCCAGCCTCGACGACGGGCTCGTCGCCGCGCTGCGCCGGCTCGCCGCACACAGCGCCCTGCCGGTCGACCTGCGCGCCGGCACGGTGGAGACCAGCGACGTCGTGGCCGCCACCGCGTACTTCCTGGTCGCCGAGGCGATGACCAACGTGCTGAAACACGCCCAGGCGACCGGCATCCGCATACGCGTGCGCCAGGCCGAGGAGCACCTGCACATCGCCGTCACCGACGACGGCATCGGCTCTGCCCCGTCCCAGCTGTCCTTGACCACCCTGCGCGATCGTGTCGGCGCGGTCGGCGGGACCCTCTCGGTGACCAGCGCGTCGCACGAGGGCACCACCATCGAGGCGGTCATGCCGTGCGTGTCGTAG